One Arthrobacter sp. StoSoilB20 DNA segment encodes these proteins:
- a CDS encoding TlpA disulfide reductase family protein codes for MDNNLSRRGALAAGGVLLAGLTMGLSACAQEDSLAKQAKAGDNKNYVAGDGSVTEFARADRAAPVALKGTLFNGQTVKPEDLQGKVTVLNFWFAACAPCRIEAPQLEALHQDFKDQGVQFFGVNLRDEQATAEAFDKTFNITYPSFNDKDGAVLLSVSGIVPPGAVPTTLVLDKEGKVASRVLGEIEKSTLKALITSAVAE; via the coding sequence ATGGACAACAACCTTTCACGCCGTGGCGCGTTGGCTGCCGGCGGCGTCCTCCTCGCAGGACTGACCATGGGCCTGTCCGCGTGCGCGCAGGAAGATTCCCTGGCCAAGCAGGCCAAAGCCGGCGACAACAAAAACTACGTGGCCGGCGACGGCTCGGTGACGGAGTTCGCCAGGGCTGACCGTGCTGCACCCGTGGCCCTCAAGGGCACCCTCTTTAATGGCCAAACGGTAAAGCCCGAGGATCTCCAAGGCAAAGTCACCGTCCTGAACTTCTGGTTTGCCGCCTGCGCTCCGTGCCGCATCGAAGCTCCCCAGCTTGAGGCCCTCCACCAGGACTTCAAGGACCAGGGAGTCCAGTTCTTCGGCGTCAACCTTCGCGATGAACAAGCCACGGCTGAAGCGTTCGACAAGACCTTCAACATCACCTACCCGAGCTTCAACGACAAGGACGGGGCAGTGCTGCTGTCCGTATCCGGGATTGTGCCCCCGGGCGCGGTACCCACCACCCTTGTCCTGGACAAGGAAGGCAAGGTTGCCTCCCGCGTACTCGGGGAGATTGAGAAGAGCACCTTGAAAGCC
- a CDS encoding histidine phosphatase family protein encodes MPQATVHLLRHGEVHNPDGVLYGRLPEFHLSERGREMARMLADHFVARAGQGSKIVHLVASPLTRAQETAMPTSEALNLEITTEPRIIEAENHFEGLHPTKSEFLKPKHWIYFRNPLRPSWGEPYKQQAARMLAAVEDARAKAIELGGDGAEAILVSHQLPIWSTRLTAEGRRLAHDPRKRECTLTSLTSLTLDGDGKIVRVEYTEPAAVLLPGAASTPGA; translated from the coding sequence ATGCCCCAAGCAACTGTCCACCTGCTTCGCCATGGCGAGGTCCATAATCCCGACGGCGTCCTGTACGGTCGCCTGCCGGAATTCCACCTCTCCGAACGTGGCCGGGAGATGGCCCGGATGCTGGCCGACCACTTTGTGGCGCGCGCCGGCCAGGGTTCCAAGATCGTCCATTTGGTGGCCTCGCCGCTCACCCGCGCACAGGAAACGGCCATGCCTACTTCAGAGGCTTTGAACTTGGAGATCACTACCGAGCCGCGCATCATCGAGGCAGAGAACCACTTCGAGGGACTGCACCCCACCAAGAGTGAGTTCCTGAAGCCCAAGCACTGGATCTACTTCCGCAATCCACTGCGTCCTTCCTGGGGCGAGCCGTACAAACAGCAAGCAGCGCGGATGCTGGCTGCCGTTGAGGACGCCAGGGCCAAGGCAATTGAACTGGGCGGTGATGGCGCCGAAGCCATCCTGGTGAGCCACCAGCTCCCTATTTGGTCCACCCGTTTGACCGCAGAAGGGCGCCGACTGGCCCACGACCCCCGCAAGCGCGAGTGCACCCTTACCTCCCTGACGTCATTGACCCTGGACGGGGACGGCAAGATCGTGCGGGTCGAGTACACCGAACCTGCTGCCGTCCTGCTTCCCGGCGCGGCCAGCACCCCGGGGGCATAA
- a CDS encoding YceI family protein, with protein MTLPASVTTGTWTLDASHSEIGFTVRHAGISKVRGQFKDASATLEVGETLADSKVTATIQTASFDSGDVNRDGHVKGEDFFDVEKFPEITFVSRHVKANGNSFDLVGDLTIKGVTKEVSIETEFNGVAVDPFGNTRAGVSGETTISRKDFGLTWNAVLEAGGVLVSDKVVINLELAFIAPAAA; from the coding sequence ATGACTCTTCCCGCTTCCGTCACCACCGGCACCTGGACCCTCGACGCTTCCCACAGCGAGATCGGCTTCACCGTCCGCCACGCAGGCATCAGCAAGGTCCGCGGCCAGTTCAAGGACGCATCGGCCACCCTCGAGGTCGGCGAAACCCTGGCCGACTCCAAGGTCACCGCCACCATCCAGACCGCCAGCTTCGACTCCGGCGACGTCAACCGCGACGGCCACGTCAAGGGCGAAGACTTCTTCGACGTCGAGAAGTTCCCCGAGATCACCTTCGTTTCCCGCCACGTCAAGGCCAACGGAAACAGCTTCGACCTCGTGGGCGATCTCACAATCAAGGGCGTCACCAAGGAGGTCTCCATCGAGACCGAATTCAACGGCGTAGCAGTGGACCCCTTCGGCAACACCCGCGCCGGCGTCTCCGGCGAAACCACCATCAGCCGCAAGGACTTCGGCCTTACCTGGAACGCAGTGCTCGAAGCCGGTGGCGTCCTGGTCAGCGACAAGGTGGTCATCAACCTGGAACTCGCATTCATCGCACCGGCAGCTGCATAG
- a CDS encoding redox-sensing transcriptional repressor Rex, translated as MTALEPSPEAVTGDNEPAAKQIPPAAVARMTLYLRALNSLLAEGVERVSSEALAEASGVSSSTLRKDLSYAGSYGTRGVGYEVQYLSRHIAAALGLTHDWKVAIVGAGNLGKALARYGGFESRGFDVVAIFDADPMVIGNEVGWLRVSDSAELERVLERTHTNMVVLALPATVAQAVCDRVIAAGIRSILSFAPVLLQVPPHVNLRKVDMATELQILAYHAQRAQTPGQAV; from the coding sequence GTGACTGCGCTGGAACCGTCCCCGGAAGCTGTAACCGGGGACAACGAACCTGCCGCCAAGCAGATCCCGCCCGCGGCTGTGGCCCGGATGACCCTCTATTTGCGCGCGCTCAACTCTTTGCTGGCCGAGGGCGTGGAGCGGGTGTCGTCGGAGGCGTTGGCGGAGGCCTCAGGGGTCAGTTCGTCCACGCTCCGCAAGGACCTTTCCTACGCGGGATCTTATGGGACACGCGGTGTCGGCTACGAAGTCCAATACCTTAGCCGCCACATTGCGGCCGCCCTGGGCCTGACCCATGACTGGAAGGTCGCCATTGTTGGCGCCGGTAACCTCGGCAAAGCCCTGGCCAGGTATGGCGGGTTCGAGTCCCGGGGCTTCGACGTTGTAGCTATTTTCGACGCCGACCCCATGGTGATCGGCAATGAAGTTGGCTGGCTGCGTGTCAGCGACTCCGCCGAACTTGAGCGGGTCCTGGAGCGTACACATACCAACATGGTGGTGCTGGCGCTGCCGGCGACCGTGGCCCAGGCTGTGTGCGACCGCGTCATTGCCGCCGGCATCCGGAGCATCCTCAGCTTCGCGCCGGTGCTGTTGCAGGTCCCTCCGCACGTGAACCTCCGCAAAGTGGATATGGCCACGGAACTGCAGATTTTGGCCTATCACGCACAACGGGCGCAGACACCGGGCCAGGCTGTATAG
- a CDS encoding glutaredoxin family protein has product MAIPDVVLLTKADCHLCTEARAAVERVTTSLGVQWTEQRIDDDPRLQERFAEEIPVVLVDGIQRDFWKIDEDRLTRTLKKVLEG; this is encoded by the coding sequence ATGGCTATTCCCGACGTCGTCCTCCTCACCAAAGCTGACTGCCACCTGTGCACGGAGGCGCGTGCCGCCGTCGAGCGTGTCACCACAAGCCTGGGCGTGCAATGGACTGAACAACGGATCGACGACGATCCCCGGTTGCAGGAACGCTTTGCCGAGGAGATTCCCGTAGTGCTGGTTGATGGTATCCAACGTGATTTTTGGAAGATCGACGAGGACCGGTTGACCCGCACCCTGAAGAAGGTCCTGGAGGGCTGA
- a CDS encoding HAD-IB family hydrolase produces the protein MPEEKNAAVVADALVQKHTVQKDAVQKRTGEAAFFDVDNTLMKGASLFHVARKMYERKAFTLSQAAGFAWKQFKFVMRGENMEDVHSVRDSALTLAAGITVDDIKALGEEVYDEMIESRIWPGTKALAEQHLRVGRKVWLVTATPIEVATVISTRLGLTGALGTVGEVEDGMYTGKLVGDILHGPAKAVAVQLVADREGLDLDHCWAYSDSANDIPLLTMVGHPVVINPDAKLRRHARENNWPVYDFRSGRRAATLGLKAATVGGAVYGLWRGFSRFRGPRI, from the coding sequence ATGCCCGAGGAGAAGAACGCCGCCGTGGTCGCAGATGCCTTGGTGCAGAAGCACACTGTGCAGAAGGACGCCGTGCAGAAGCGCACGGGCGAAGCCGCCTTCTTCGACGTCGACAACACTTTGATGAAGGGTGCAAGCCTCTTCCACGTTGCCCGCAAAATGTACGAACGTAAGGCCTTCACACTTTCGCAAGCGGCTGGATTCGCGTGGAAGCAGTTCAAGTTCGTCATGCGGGGCGAGAACATGGAAGACGTCCACTCTGTCCGCGACTCCGCGCTTACCCTTGCTGCCGGCATCACTGTTGATGACATCAAGGCCCTGGGCGAAGAGGTCTACGACGAAATGATCGAGTCGCGGATCTGGCCGGGGACCAAGGCACTCGCGGAACAGCACCTCAGGGTTGGACGCAAGGTCTGGCTCGTCACGGCTACACCCATAGAGGTAGCCACGGTCATTTCCACCCGGCTCGGACTAACCGGCGCCCTTGGCACCGTGGGTGAAGTGGAAGACGGCATGTATACGGGAAAACTCGTGGGCGACATTCTTCACGGGCCTGCAAAGGCAGTGGCGGTCCAGCTTGTGGCCGACAGGGAGGGCCTGGATCTGGATCACTGCTGGGCCTACAGCGATTCCGCCAACGACATCCCTTTGCTCACCATGGTGGGGCACCCTGTCGTGATCAACCCGGATGCAAAGCTGCGCCGGCATGCTCGTGAGAATAACTGGCCCGTGTACGACTTTCGTTCCGGTCGTCGGGCGGCAACCTTGGGACTGAAAGCCGCAACGGTGGGCGGGGCGGTCTACGGCCTCTGGCGCGGATTTTCACGGTTCCGCGGCCCCCGCATCTGA
- a CDS encoding DUF559 domain-containing protein codes for MSTRSRTWLDLARRLPVRDLICMGDELIRRPRPEFEERDTPFTTLEALRQLVDRHKNLQGVVRAREALDLMRVGADSAPESLLRLAMLDAGIPEPELQVQLRPNDPFSPSADLGFRDRRIAIQYDGGHHLGREQMFSDRRRDKAFEAAGWTVLKFGKDDLADNFTSATRQIKGALRSAWQDPAVASGFSPGT; via the coding sequence ATGAGTACTCGGTCCCGGACTTGGTTGGATCTGGCAAGGCGCCTGCCGGTCCGCGATCTCATCTGCATGGGCGACGAACTCATCCGCAGGCCCAGACCGGAATTCGAAGAACGAGACACGCCTTTCACCACCCTGGAGGCTCTTCGACAGTTGGTGGACAGACACAAGAACCTGCAGGGCGTTGTCCGCGCAAGGGAAGCTTTGGACCTGATGCGTGTCGGGGCGGATTCTGCGCCCGAGTCGTTGCTTCGCTTGGCGATGCTGGACGCCGGCATTCCCGAACCCGAGCTCCAAGTGCAGCTCCGCCCTAACGACCCGTTCTCGCCGTCGGCAGACTTGGGCTTCCGTGATCGTCGGATAGCAATACAGTACGACGGCGGTCATCACCTTGGGCGGGAACAGATGTTCAGCGATCGGAGACGCGACAAGGCGTTCGAGGCAGCGGGCTGGACCGTCCTCAAATTCGGGAAAGACGATTTGGCGGACAACTTTACGTCCGCCACTCGGCAGATTAAAGGCGCTCTACGATCAGCATGGCAGGATCCCGCGGTTGCTTCGGGCTTTTCCCCGGGGACGTGA
- a CDS encoding AURKAIP1/COX24 domain-containing protein, which translates to MGSVIKKRRKRMAKKKHRKLLRKTRHQRRNKK; encoded by the coding sequence GTGGGTTCAGTTATTAAGAAGCGCCGCAAGCGTATGGCCAAGAAGAAGCACCGCAAGCTGCTTCGCAAGACCCGCCACCAGCGCCGCAATAAGAAGTAG
- a CDS encoding helix-turn-helix domain-containing protein, translating into MSAETNFSNARFMTVAEVADVLRVSKMTVYRLVHSGEMPAVRFGRSFRVPEEAVAQYLKGAVVDGQSETA; encoded by the coding sequence ATGTCCGCAGAGACTAACTTCTCGAATGCGCGTTTCATGACGGTGGCCGAAGTGGCCGACGTCCTGCGTGTTTCCAAAATGACCGTGTACCGCCTGGTCCACTCAGGGGAAATGCCCGCCGTCAGGTTCGGCCGTTCCTTCCGGGTTCCTGAAGAGGCCGTTGCCCAGTACCTTAAGGGTGCTGTGGTGGACGGACAATCCGAGACCGCCTGA
- a CDS encoding 3-deoxy-7-phosphoheptulonate synthase: protein MTSIAAEPTDSLDSASDPDQPATSNLRVARFEPLPAPQDLIAELPLDARSAAVVDRGRDQVRAIMDGVDDRLLVIVGPCSIHDPKAGLEYARRLVSQAEKHKEDLLIVMRTYFEKPRTTVGWKGLINDPHLDGSHDIAAGLRAARGFLKQVTALGLPTATEFLEPISPQYMADLVSWGAIGARTTESQIHRQLASGLSMPIGFKNGTDGDLQVAIDACGASAAEQAFLGIDDAGRAALVATSGNPDTHVILRGGRKGPNYSVDDVAAASAKLASKGLNPRLIVDASHANSGKSHHRQAEVALEIGAQLEAGETSPIAGVMLESFLVGGAQKLDTAKQLAGEQELVYGQSVTDACMEWDVTASVLEQLAASARKRRAVVAL, encoded by the coding sequence ATGACCAGCATCGCTGCAGAACCCACCGACTCGCTTGATTCCGCCTCCGATCCGGATCAGCCCGCTACATCCAACCTGCGGGTGGCCCGCTTCGAGCCGCTTCCGGCGCCCCAGGACCTCATCGCCGAGTTGCCGCTGGACGCCCGCTCAGCAGCCGTCGTCGACCGCGGCCGTGACCAGGTCCGCGCCATCATGGACGGTGTTGACGACCGCCTGCTGGTGATCGTTGGCCCGTGCTCCATCCACGATCCCAAGGCCGGCCTCGAATACGCCCGCCGGCTGGTCAGCCAGGCCGAAAAGCACAAGGAAGACCTGCTGATCGTCATGCGGACCTACTTCGAGAAGCCCCGCACCACCGTTGGCTGGAAAGGCCTCATCAACGATCCCCACCTCGATGGCAGCCATGACATCGCTGCGGGCCTGCGCGCCGCCCGTGGCTTCCTCAAGCAGGTCACCGCTTTGGGTCTGCCCACTGCCACCGAGTTCCTCGAGCCCATCAGCCCGCAATACATGGCTGACCTCGTGTCCTGGGGTGCCATTGGTGCCCGCACCACCGAAAGCCAGATCCACCGCCAGCTTGCCTCAGGATTGTCCATGCCCATCGGCTTCAAGAACGGCACCGACGGCGACCTCCAGGTGGCCATTGACGCTTGCGGCGCCTCTGCCGCGGAGCAGGCCTTCCTGGGAATCGACGACGCCGGCCGCGCGGCTCTCGTGGCAACCTCCGGCAACCCGGACACCCACGTCATCCTGCGCGGTGGCCGCAAGGGGCCTAACTACTCAGTGGACGATGTTGCCGCTGCTTCCGCCAAACTCGCCTCCAAGGGACTGAACCCACGCCTGATCGTGGACGCAAGCCACGCCAACAGCGGCAAGAGCCACCACCGCCAGGCAGAGGTAGCCCTGGAAATCGGTGCGCAGCTGGAGGCAGGGGAGACCTCGCCCATCGCCGGGGTCATGTTGGAGAGCTTCCTGGTAGGCGGAGCCCAGAAGCTCGACACCGCCAAGCAGCTGGCCGGGGAGCAGGAACTCGTATACGGGCAGAGCGTCACGGATGCCTGCATGGAGTGGGACGTCACGGCGTCGGTGCTGGAGCAGCTCGCGGCTTCGGCCCGGAAGCGCCGGGCAGTGGTTGCCCTGTAG
- a CDS encoding acetylxylan esterase, giving the protein MPLFDLPLEQLRDYTSSAVPPADLDHFWDLTISEARSLPLDAVFEPVDNYLSVIDTFDVSFSGFGGDRIKGWLHLPAQREAEEQLPVVVEYIGYSGGRGLVNQNTRWAQAGYAHFIMDTRGQGYGGVSGDTPDPHPSAGGNNYAGLMTRGADHQDNYYFRRVYVDAFRAVEAAQSHPAVDPSKVVLAGVSQGGGITVAAAGLTAGRLDGVIAALPDVPFLQDFPRAIDITPRGPYPEIAGFLGRHRDKYEPMLAVFNYFDGVHLGRAATVPALFSAAQMDDICPPSTVFASYNNYGVSGGAPEKDIEVYRFNNHEGGQEHHWIKQLEFLRKLLSS; this is encoded by the coding sequence ATGCCCCTCTTTGACCTTCCCCTTGAGCAGCTCCGCGACTACACCTCAAGCGCGGTTCCGCCGGCAGACCTTGATCACTTCTGGGACCTCACCATTTCCGAGGCCAGGTCCCTTCCGCTCGATGCCGTGTTCGAACCCGTGGACAACTACCTCTCCGTGATCGACACCTTTGACGTGTCCTTCTCCGGGTTCGGCGGAGACCGCATCAAGGGTTGGCTGCACTTGCCCGCGCAGCGTGAGGCGGAGGAACAGCTTCCCGTCGTGGTGGAATACATTGGCTACTCCGGCGGCCGTGGACTGGTCAACCAGAACACCCGCTGGGCACAAGCCGGCTACGCCCACTTCATCATGGACACCCGCGGCCAGGGGTATGGCGGCGTCTCAGGGGACACCCCGGACCCGCACCCGTCAGCGGGCGGGAACAATTATGCCGGGCTCATGACCCGCGGCGCCGACCACCAGGACAACTACTACTTCCGCCGGGTCTACGTGGACGCGTTCCGTGCCGTGGAAGCGGCGCAGAGCCATCCCGCCGTCGACCCTTCCAAGGTAGTTTTGGCAGGCGTCAGCCAAGGTGGCGGCATAACGGTCGCCGCCGCAGGGCTGACGGCTGGAAGGCTCGACGGCGTGATCGCCGCGCTGCCCGACGTCCCGTTCCTGCAGGATTTCCCCCGCGCGATCGACATCACCCCGCGCGGCCCGTACCCGGAAATTGCCGGGTTCCTGGGGCGTCACCGCGACAAATATGAGCCGATGCTGGCGGTGTTCAACTACTTCGACGGCGTGCACCTGGGCCGTGCTGCCACCGTGCCTGCACTCTTCTCAGCTGCCCAAATGGACGACATCTGCCCTCCGTCCACCGTTTTCGCGAGCTACAACAACTACGGGGTTTCCGGCGGTGCGCCCGAAAAGGACATCGAGGTGTACCGCTTCAACAACCACGAAGGCGGGCAGGAACACCACTGGATCAAGCAGTTGGAGTTCCTTCGCAAACTTTTGTCATCATGA
- a CDS encoding DUF1961 family protein produces MIHSNPLRGPADVADWIPEGPVQFSAQVFGAADDGGRGLGADDGGRGLGADDGGRGLGADGTSALVLSGSLDADEHGDHAHWTLWCPEELPDHVRISWEFLPLEEPGLAMVFFAARGHSGEDLFSSALAPRTGFYPQYHSGDIDALHISYFRHKHASERAFRTCNLRKSAGFELVAQGADPLPPAVDADGFYGIEVVKDGPHVAFSINGLPLFAWTDPSPEPLGGGYFGIRQMAPLKAAYRNLSIAPL; encoded by the coding sequence GTGATCCACTCGAACCCGTTGCGGGGCCCTGCCGACGTTGCTGATTGGATCCCCGAGGGGCCGGTCCAGTTTTCTGCGCAGGTTTTCGGAGCGGCCGACGACGGCGGGCGCGGCTTGGGTGCCGACGACGGCGGGCGCGGCTTGGGTGCCGACGACGGCGGGCGCGGCTTGGGTGCCGACGGCACCAGTGCTCTGGTCCTGTCGGGCTCCCTTGACGCGGACGAGCACGGCGACCACGCCCATTGGACGCTCTGGTGCCCTGAGGAGTTGCCGGACCACGTCAGGATCAGTTGGGAGTTCCTTCCCTTGGAGGAGCCGGGCCTGGCCATGGTGTTCTTCGCTGCACGGGGTCACAGTGGCGAGGACCTGTTTTCTTCCGCTTTGGCTCCGCGTACCGGCTTCTATCCGCAATACCATTCGGGAGATATCGACGCCCTCCACATCTCGTATTTCCGGCACAAACATGCCTCCGAGCGGGCCTTCCGAACCTGCAACCTCCGCAAGAGCGCCGGCTTCGAACTCGTGGCCCAAGGGGCGGATCCTTTGCCGCCTGCGGTGGATGCCGATGGGTTTTATGGCATCGAGGTGGTCAAGGACGGCCCGCATGTGGCCTTCTCCATCAACGGGCTGCCGCTCTTTGCCTGGACCGACCCATCCCCGGAACCGCTCGGGGGTGGATATTTCGGGATCCGCCAGATGGCACCCCTAAAAGCCGCCTACAGAAACCTGTCCATCGCACCTCTTTAG
- a CDS encoding rhamnogalacturonan acetylesterase translates to MKILLAGDSTVAACPSYEYPMSGWGAHLAPGTYWWAAVHNYAKGGATTESFREEGLWYQLINQTVQGDVVLIQFGHNDQKREHLAARTGYTDNLKRMVAEVHSKGGIPILCTSVERRHWLDGTLEATLGDYPAVVRELAEELGLDVIDLNEWTRGLYEELGEEGSKGLFCHFAPGEHAHWAGGLEDNTHFHEKGAQRIAAFVAEQLEALGYGLSATLTAGALNAGARA, encoded by the coding sequence ATGAAAATCCTCCTCGCGGGCGACTCCACCGTTGCAGCCTGCCCCAGCTACGAATATCCGATGAGCGGCTGGGGTGCGCACCTTGCCCCCGGGACGTACTGGTGGGCTGCCGTCCACAACTACGCCAAGGGCGGTGCCACTACGGAGTCGTTCCGGGAGGAGGGTCTTTGGTACCAGCTCATCAACCAGACCGTCCAAGGGGACGTTGTCCTGATCCAGTTCGGGCACAACGACCAGAAGCGTGAACACCTGGCCGCCCGCACCGGCTACACGGACAACCTCAAACGGATGGTGGCCGAGGTCCACAGCAAGGGTGGCATTCCCATTCTCTGCACGTCCGTGGAGCGCCGGCATTGGCTTGATGGCACGCTGGAAGCCACTTTGGGGGACTACCCGGCGGTGGTCCGGGAACTTGCCGAGGAGCTCGGCCTGGACGTTATCGACCTCAATGAATGGACACGTGGGCTTTACGAGGAACTGGGGGAGGAAGGCTCCAAGGGACTCTTCTGCCATTTCGCACCAGGGGAGCACGCGCATTGGGCCGGCGGACTGGAGGACAACACGCACTTCCACGAGAAAGGCGCGCAGCGGATCGCAGCCTTTGTGGCGGAACAGTTGGAGGCCCTCGGCTACGGCCTGTCGGCAACCCTCACAGCGGGGGCGCTCAACGCGGGGGCGCGTGCGTGA
- a CDS encoding carbohydrate ABC transporter permease gives MKIHNTRGGRVFDAANYVFLSLIGIITLLPFIYVIAGSFANEAEITRRAFFVWPEQFTLGAYEYIFSTPAFTRALITTVLVTLVGTLIQLILTVTMAYPLAKKNLRGRKLIMSLVVFAMVFSGGMIPTFLLVKDLGLLNSYWALILPAAINPFSLIIIKNFFQELPAELEESAKMDGATEIGILWRILLPLSKPVLATFALFYAVGIWNDFMSPLLYLSDNNMWTLQMYLRQVTAASDLLGTGNVDPSYIPPEQGIKFAVIVVATLPILIFYPFLQKHFAKGMLIGSVKG, from the coding sequence ATGAAGATTCACAACACCCGGGGCGGGCGGGTCTTTGATGCCGCGAACTACGTCTTCCTGAGCCTGATCGGCATCATCACCCTGTTGCCGTTCATCTACGTGATTGCAGGGTCCTTCGCCAACGAGGCCGAGATCACCCGGCGGGCGTTCTTCGTCTGGCCCGAGCAGTTCACCCTTGGCGCCTATGAGTACATCTTCTCCACGCCCGCCTTCACCAGGGCGCTGATCACCACGGTGCTGGTGACGCTGGTGGGCACGTTGATCCAGCTCATCCTGACAGTCACCATGGCCTACCCGTTGGCGAAGAAGAACCTGCGCGGCCGGAAGCTGATCATGTCCCTGGTGGTCTTCGCCATGGTCTTCTCCGGCGGCATGATTCCCACGTTCCTGCTGGTCAAGGACCTTGGCCTGCTGAACTCCTACTGGGCGTTGATCCTGCCGGCGGCCATCAACCCGTTCAGCCTGATCATCATCAAGAACTTCTTCCAGGAACTCCCGGCCGAGCTGGAAGAGTCTGCCAAAATGGACGGCGCCACTGAGATCGGGATCCTTTGGCGGATCCTGCTGCCGTTGTCCAAACCGGTGCTGGCCACGTTCGCGCTGTTCTACGCGGTGGGGATCTGGAACGACTTCATGTCGCCCCTGCTCTACCTCAGCGACAACAACATGTGGACCCTGCAGATGTACCTGCGCCAGGTCACGGCGGCGTCTGACCTCCTGGGCACCGGCAACGTGGATCCGTCCTACATCCCTCCCGAGCAAGGCATCAAGTTTGCCGTGATCGTGGTGGCCACCTTGCCCATCCTGATCTTCTACCCCTTCCTGCAGAAGCACTTTGCCAAGGGCATGCTGATCGGCTCGGTCAAGGGCTAG
- a CDS encoding ABC transporter permease subunit, whose product MTAPVVEAKASERVATKPPAPSRRRGFAVHFAHYKWLYLLLLPGVLYFAIFRYGPMYGVSIAFKDYVPFLGVNGSPWVGFTNFTDFFANPDFPRLLGNTLILAFLNLGIAFPLTIILALLLNEVRLSVLKRTVQTLVYIPHFLSWTIVASLSFLLFALDIGPLFQFVNGLFGTNVDILSDPNWFRPLIVLQEIWKNTGWGTIIFLAALATVDQDQYEAAIIDGAGRFRRVWHITLPGIRSTIIVMLILAIGQMLNTGFEQIYLMTNALNRSVADVFDTYVYFVGITQGAYSYSTAVGLFKSLVGIVLIFGTNWLSKRFNQSGLF is encoded by the coding sequence GTGACTGCCCCGGTTGTAGAAGCCAAAGCTTCGGAGCGGGTGGCCACCAAGCCGCCCGCCCCGTCGCGGCGGCGCGGGTTCGCCGTCCACTTCGCGCACTACAAGTGGCTGTATCTGCTGCTGTTGCCCGGAGTCCTGTACTTCGCGATCTTCCGGTACGGGCCCATGTACGGGGTGTCCATCGCCTTCAAGGACTACGTTCCGTTCCTTGGCGTCAACGGCAGTCCCTGGGTGGGTTTCACCAACTTCACGGACTTCTTTGCCAACCCCGACTTCCCGCGGCTGCTCGGCAACACGCTGATCCTGGCGTTCCTGAACCTGGGCATCGCGTTCCCGTTGACCATCATCCTGGCGTTGCTGCTTAACGAGGTCCGTCTTTCGGTGCTCAAGCGGACCGTCCAAACGCTGGTCTATATCCCACACTTCCTGTCCTGGACCATCGTGGCGTCACTGAGCTTCCTGCTCTTCGCCCTGGACATCGGACCGTTGTTCCAGTTCGTGAACGGCCTGTTCGGGACCAACGTGGACATCCTGTCCGATCCCAACTGGTTCCGGCCGTTGATCGTGCTCCAGGAAATCTGGAAGAACACCGGCTGGGGCACCATCATCTTCCTCGCCGCGCTGGCCACCGTGGACCAGGACCAGTATGAGGCAGCGATCATCGACGGCGCCGGCAGGTTCCGCCGCGTCTGGCACATCACCTTGCCCGGCATCCGGTCCACCATCATCGTGATGCTCATCCTGGCCATCGGGCAGATGCTCAACACCGGCTTCGAGCAGATCTACCTCATGACCAACGCACTCAACCGCAGCGTGGCAGACGTCTTTGATACCTACGTGTACTTCGTGGGCATTACCCAAGGCGCCTACAGCTACAGCACCGCCGTCGGGCTCTTCAAGTCCCTGGTGGGAATCGTGCTGATCTTTGGCACCAACTGGCTGTCCAAGCGGTTCAACCAGAGCGGACTGTTCTAA